Below is a genomic region from Campylobacter geochelonis.
CTTAGCATCGATTCGTGGGCAAGTTCCAGTCTTTAATCGCCCCATATCAAGACCTAAAGATTTAAGCGAGATTGAAAGCTCTTTGCTGCTTAGTTCGCCAACTCGCCCAGCTTCAAGCTTGTTAAATCCAACGTGTATTATCCCGTTTAGAAATGTTCCAGTTGTGATGATAAGGTGGTTTGTGTTGTAGGTGTTATCAAGGTGTGTTTTTACGCCTATTATCTGGTTATTTTTAGTTAAAATTTGTGTTGCAATCTCTTGTGAGATATCTAAATTTGGAGTATTTAACAGCAAATTTCTCATATAAATTCTGTATTTATCCATATCGATTTGCGCTCTTGAGCCTCTAACTGCTGGACCTTTGCTTTCATTTAGTATACGAAACTGAATCCCGCAATTATCAGTTGTCTCTCCCATCGCGCCACCAAGTGCGTCAATTTCTTTTACAAGATGTCCCTTTGCAAGTCCACCGATAGCTGGGTTACAGCTTGTTGCTCCGATTTGTTCAGCAAGAATTGTTATAAGTAAAGTTTTAGCGCCCATTTTTGCAGCTGCTAAACACGCTTCAATGCCAGCGTGTCCGCCACCAACGACGATTACATCATAATTCATTAAATTTAATCCTTAATTTAGAAAACCTATATTTTATCTAAATTTTGATTTGAAGATTATAAAATTTTGAAATTTATCTCTGTTTTTTGCTTGATAAAAATAAGAAATTTAGCTTAAATTACTAAAAATTATCTAAATTTAATAGAATTTAAGTATAAATTTAAGCTATATTATAATTTTTAATTATTAAAATTTTCTTTCCCTAAAACGATATCTATAAAACGCATGCTACCACTAACAATGCGATTATAACTATTATATAAAAATAATTTTTTGCCTTTAAATTAGCAGTAAAAACAAGATTTGTATCAGGAAAAGTAAATTTATCCACTCTTTAACACGTGATAAATAACGCAAAAATTGCTAAATTTTTCAAAAAGTTTAGTAAAATACTGGACAAAAGATAACTAAAACCATATTTTGTGCTATTTTAAACAAACTCATCAAAAAATTTTTATAAAACTCATTACAAAAACAACCAAGCCTGCTAGGAGCATAAAATTTAAAAAATATGTTATACTTTTTAGAAAAAAGAGCGTGAAAATGTTTAATGGATTAATCAAAGAAGTGGCTAAAGTAGCAAGCTTTAGCGGGAATTTGTTGCGTTTAGAGGCTAAATTTAGACCAAATTTAGGCGATAGTATCGCGGTAAATGGAGCGTGTTTAAGCGTGGTTGAGCTGTTTGATGGCGGATTTAGCGTTGAGTTAAGCCACGAAACAAGAAAGCATATCGTGCTTGAAAACTTAAAAAACAAAGTTCACATCGAACCGGCAATGCGCTTAAACGATAGGCTTGATGGGCATTTACTGCAAGGTCATATTGATGCGATTGGCGAGATTGTGAATATAAAAAAAGATGAAAACGGAGTTGATTTTTTCATAAAACTCCCACGCGAAGTTATGCCGCTTATGGCGAACAAAGGCAGTGTGGCGGTTGATGGCGTGAGCTTGACTATAAATGAAGTTTTAAATGAACAAATTCGCCTAACAATCATACCTATAACCTTTCGCGAGAGCCTATTTTGCGAGTTTAAAGTCGGTAGGCGAGTAAATATAGAAAGCGATTTGCTAGCTAGATACGTAGCGCGTCAGCTTGGGTTTAAAAAGGAGCTTTCATGGGAAATGGTCGAGAGAATTTCAAGCCTTTATTAGATGATGGGCGCGTAGTTTTAGGCTTTAGCACGCGTTTTGGTGGGGTTAGCAAAGGTGTTTACGGTAGTTTAAATTTAGCTTTTCATGTTGGAGATAATCCGCTTGATGTGCTTAAAAATCGCGAAATTTTGGCTTTGAATTTAGGATTAGATGATTTGATTTTTTTAAATCAAGTTCATGGAAGTGAAATTTGTGTTGTTGATGAAACATTTAGAGTTGAATTTAGAGCTAAATTTAACCAAATTTTAACTAAATTTAACCTAGGCTCAAGCGGTTTTGATAGTATAAATTTAGCTAAATTTAGTGATGAGCTTTTAGCCATTTATCCAACAAGCGATGCTGTTATAACGGATTTGCGTGGCGTTGGGATTTGTGTTATGGTAGCAGACTGCTCGCCGATTTTGCTTTATGATAAGGTGCGAAAAGTTGTGGGCGCGGTTCATGCTGGACGAGCTGGAGTTATGCAAAAAATTTTAAGTAAAACTGCACGAAAAATGGGCGAAATTTATGGCTTAAATTTGAAAGATTTAGAAGTATTTATCGGCGCAAATATAAAAGGAAGTTGCTACGAGGTGGCTGGGCTTAGCTTAGGCGAGTTTGAGGGATATAAAAAAGATGATAAATTTGATATGAATTTGGCTTTACTTGATGAACTAAAGGAGCTTGGTGTAACAAAGTACCATTTTAGCGATGTTTGCACGCATTGTGATAAGAGGTATTTTTCTTACAGAAGAGATGGTGTTACTGGTAGATTTGTTGGATACGTGGCGTTAAGGAAGTAGTATGAGGCGAAAAGATAGAGAGATAACGGACAGGCTAAAAATAGAAAGTATTATAAAAAATACTCATATTTGTTCGCTTGGGATGAACGATAATGGTGAAATTTATGTAATAGCGTTAAATTTTGGCTATAAATTTGATGATGAAAAGCTTTATTTGTATTTTCATAGTGCAAAAACTGGGCGAAAAATTTCTATCATGACAAAATCTCCAAAAGTGGGCTTTGAAATGCATTCAAACACGAGTTTAATGATAGGCGAAACCGCTTGTAAATACAGCTATACTTATGAAAGTGTTGTTGGAAATGGGATTATAAATTTTATAAATGATGATGAGAAAAAGGCTGAAATATTAGAGCTAATTATGCGTCATGAAACAGATAAAGAGTTTAAATTTAGCTCTGAAATGCTGCAAAATGTAGCAGTTTTTGAGCTTGTAGTTCAAAATTTCTCATGCAAAGTTCATAAATAATATTTATAAAATTATTTTTATGTTAAGCAAATTTTGCTTTCAAAATTTAAATTTAAAATATTTATTTTATGATTGTTTTAGCATCATATTTGCATAAAATTTATAAAAATTTTAGTTGGTTTTATGTTTATTTTATGGCTTTTTGCGGTTTGTAAATTTTACTTTTTTGGATATAAATTTGCTTTGCATACTAAATTTATTAAATAGAGCACTTATATCTTAAAATTTATTTCTATTTTTTGATAATTTGTGTAGTTTATATGATTTCATAAATTTACTTCGGATATGAATTTGAGCTTTATATGCATTGGAATTTTAATTATTTTCTAAATTTTAAATACTACACAGTTTTTATATGTTTTGACATAGTTTAAATTTGCCGCATTTTTGTGCGAATTTATCTTGTTTGGCGTGTTTGGCGTGTTTGGCGTGTTTGGCGTGTTTGGCGTGTTTGGCGTGTTTGGCGTGTTTGGCGTGTTTGGCGTGTTTGGCGTGTTTGGCGTGTTTGGCGTGTTTGGCGTGTTTGGCGTGTTTGGCGTGTTTGGCGTGTTTGGCGTGTTTGGCGTGTTTGGCGTGTTTGGCGTGTTTGGCGTGTTTGGCGTGTTTGGCGTGTTTGGCGTGTTTGGCGTGTTTGGCGTGTTTGGCGTGTTTGGCGTGTTTGGCGTGTTTGGCGTGTTTGGCGTGTTTGGCGTGTTTGGCGTGTTTGGCGTGTTTGGCGTGTTTGGCGTGTTTGGCGTGTTTGGCGTGTTTGGCGTGTTTGGCGTGTTTGGCGTGTTTGGCGTGTTTGGCGTGTTTGGCGTGTTTGGCGTGTTTGGCGTGTTTGGCGTGTTTGGCGTGTTTGGCGTGTTTGGCGTGTTTGGCGTGTTTGGCGTGTTTGGCGTGTTTGGCGTGTTTGGCGTGTTTGGCGTGTTTGGCGTGTTTGGCGTGTTTGGCGTGTTTGGCGTGTTTGGCGTGTTTGGCGTGTTTGGCGTGTTTGGCGTGTTTGGCGTGTTTGGCGTGTTTGGCGTGTTTGGCGTGTTTGGCGTGTTTGGCGTGTTTGGCGTGTTTGGCGTGTTTGGCGTGTTTGGCGTGTTTGGCGTGTTTGGCGTGTTTGGCGTGTTTGGCTGACGAAAATGATATATTAAAGTAGCGTTGAAAGAATTAAGTTTAAAATTTTAAGTAGTAACTAGCTATTTAAACTAACAGAAATCTTAAAAATTTATAATTTTTTATTATCAAAAAAAGAATTATTAAATTTAAAGTAAAAATTGGCAAAAATTTATTTTGGTGACACTGGTTTATATAGCGAAATTAGTGGTATTTTAAAAAATTATATTTTATTTGATGAGCCATTTTACAAATTTTAGTTTTAAAATTTTAAGTGTAGTTTATAATAATTTGATTAAATTTTGTTTATTAAAATCCATATTAATATATTTAATTATAAATATTTAAAATAATTTAATTATAACTCACTCCATAAAGTAAGTAGTATAAATTTAAACAAAGTAAAATAAATATAAATTTAAAAATAATTATATAAAATTCCCAAATTTCGTTCAAATATTAAATTTAAAATGCAAATTTTATAAATTTTAAGGTATAAAATTCAAGGTTAAAATAAGCAAAATTCAATATCTTTAACCAAATTTTAAATCATAGCATAGCAGAAAATACAGAAAATCAAACGTATTTACTAAGCAAAGTTTTAGCCAGAAAAATAGGCAAAAAGTATAAATTTAACTTTAAGAATTTACTAAATTTATACTTCTTGTGGCGAAATTTTCAACATCTTCTTTATCATGAGTTACTAAAATCGAAGTAGTGTTAAATTTGGTCAAAATTTCTTTAACTTGAGTGCGAATTTCGGCTTTTAAATGTGAGTCAAGCGCAGAAAATGGCTCATCTAGCAAAAGCAGTTTTGGGCTTGGAGCAAGCGCCCTTGCAAGAGCGACGCGTTGTTGTTGTCCACCACTTAGGGTGTGTGGATAAACTTTAGCAAAATCTTGCAAACTAACAAGCTCTAAAAGCTCATCAACTTGTTTTAAAACATCTTTTTTGCTAAGTTTGTTTTGTATACCAAATGCGATATTTTCTCTTACATTCAGGTGCGGAAAAAGCGCGTAGTCTTGGAAAAGATAGCCGATGTTTCGCTTGTTTGCTGGAGTAAAAGTTATATCTTTTTCTTCTAACAAAATTTTTCCACTTTGTGCCATTTCAAAACCAGAAATTAGCCTTAAAATGGTGCTTTTACCACTTCCACTCGCCCCGCAAATCGCCAAATGCTCACCACAATTTAAGACCAGATCAAAATCACTTATAATTTTTTCTTTTTTATAGGCAAAATTTAGCCTAGTAATTTGCAAAAAACTCAAAATTTATCCTTTTTTTGAAGCTTATAAAAAACCGATAAAAGCACAAAGCAAAAAATGATGATAATCAGCGAAGGAACGGCTGTCATGGCTAGTTGCTCATCACTTGCGTATCTGTCAATCTCAAATGCCAATGTTCTAAAATTTGGTGCAGAAAGCAAAGAAGAGAGCGGTAATTCTTTTATAATTTCAATAAAAATAAGTATAAAAGCACTATAAATGCTTGTTTTTATCATCGAAAAATCAACTTTAAAAAATGTCACAAGTCTTCCATAACCAAGGCTCAAACTCGCCTCATAACAGCTCTTGCCACAGCGGTTTAGCCCAGCTTCAATGCCGTTATATCCAAGCGATAAAAAGCGAATCACATAAGCAAAAATCAAAATAATAGGGCTAAGCGTTAAAAAAAGGCTCTTGTTTATGCCAAAAAAGTGGTAAATTCCGGACAAATTTTTATCAAGCCAGATAAAAATCACAAGCATTCCAATAGCGATGATTGAGCCAGGAATAGAGTATCCCATGTTTGCTAGAGCGTTTGATAGCTCTTTGGTTTTGCCTTTTTGTGAGCGCGAAATGGTGGTTAAAAACAAGCTTATGATGATGATAAAAATAGTAGAAAAAACTGTTAAAAGCAAGGTATTTGCGCTGATATTTATGATATGAGCCCAATCAACATCGCTAAAACTTCGCTTTAACCAAATGCTTAAATTTATCATAGGAAACAAAAAAGAGATAAAAAATATTATAAAAAATAGCCCAACAACGATATTTTGAGCTTTTTTTGAAAGCTTTTGACGTTTAAAAACCTTTTGTTTGCTTGTAGTAACTGCATATGGTTTTCTAAAAATTCGCTCCACAAACATAAGAAAAAACACGATAAAAAGCAAAATTCCAGCCAGTTTTATAGCTGCGTTTATATCGCCATATCCAACCCAAGCTTTATAAATTCCAGTGCTAAAAACATGCACGCCATAGTAGTTTGGTGTGCCAAACGCATTTAGACTTTCCATAACGCAAAGCCCAGCACCAGCGACAATCGCAGCTTTGCTTAGCGGCAAAATCACGCGGAAAAATATACAGGTATTACTTTTGCCAAGACTTTTTGCACTTTCGATTAAATTCATTGAAAATTTAGCCAAAAATCCTCGCAAAATAATATAAACATATGGATAAAATGAGATTGTAAAGATAAAAATCGCACCGTAAATATTCATCATATCAAAGTGAAGTTTAATCCCAAAATTTTGCCTAAGCCATACAACAAGCCAACCAGAATAGCTAAAAAAATCAGCGTATAAGTAGGCAAAAAGATAGTTTGGCACAGCAAATGGAAGCACGAGTGCGAAGTTAAAAAACTTTCTAAATTTAAACTCATAAAACGCTTCAAAATACGCTAAAAAAACGCCGATTATAGTAGTAAAAATCGCAGTGAAAAATATGATAATCAAGCTATTTACAAAATACTCTTTTAAAGATGAATTAAGCAAAGTTTTTGTCTGCTCACTTGTTTCATTAAATAAATTAAAAAGTATGTAGATAATAGGAGTGATGATTAAAAATAGCACAAAATAGGACGCCAAAGTCCAAAAATCCAGCGTCCTAACAGTTCTTTTAAATTTAGTCAAAATCGCCTCTAGCTTATTTCCAATTTGCTTTATCGGCAATCTCTTGAGCTTTGACTAAGTTTTTGCCAATCTCGTCAAAATCAATCTTGCTTGCTTTAAACTCGCCCCAGTCTTTCATCACTTTTGGAAGTTTTACAGATGGGTTTGTCGGGAATTCAAAGTTGTTGTTTACAAACAGCTCTTGCGCTTTTGTGGTTGTTAAAAACTCTATAAATTTCGCCGCTTCATCGTAGTTTTTGCTATATTTTGTGATACCTGCGCCACTTAAGTTTATATGCGTTCCACCATCGTTTTGGTTAGGGAAAAATATACGCAATGTCTTATAAACTTCTTGTTCGACTGGGTCTTTTGAAACAGACATTCTACCGATATAATAGCTATTCATTATAGCGATCTCTCCCTCTCCTGCGACAATCGCTTTGGCTTGATCTCTATCGTTTCCTTTTGGACTTCGTGCGAAGTTTTTAACCAAACCATCAGCCCATTTTTGGGTAGCTTGCTCGCCATCTTTTGCTATTAAAAACGCGATTAAATGTCT
It encodes:
- a CDS encoding riboflavin synthase; amino-acid sequence: MFNGLIKEVAKVASFSGNLLRLEAKFRPNLGDSIAVNGACLSVVELFDGGFSVELSHETRKHIVLENLKNKVHIEPAMRLNDRLDGHLLQGHIDAIGEIVNIKKDENGVDFFIKLPREVMPLMANKGSVAVDGVSLTINEVLNEQIRLTIIPITFRESLFCEFKVGRRVNIESDLLARYVARQLGFKKELSWEMVERISSLY
- a CDS encoding polyphenol oxidase family protein, translating into MGNGRENFKPLLDDGRVVLGFSTRFGGVSKGVYGSLNLAFHVGDNPLDVLKNREILALNLGLDDLIFLNQVHGSEICVVDETFRVEFRAKFNQILTKFNLGSSGFDSINLAKFSDELLAIYPTSDAVITDLRGVGICVMVADCSPILLYDKVRKVVGAVHAGRAGVMQKILSKTARKMGEIYGLNLKDLEVFIGANIKGSCYEVAGLSLGEFEGYKKDDKFDMNLALLDELKELGVTKYHFSDVCTHCDKRYFSYRRDGVTGRFVGYVALRK
- a CDS encoding pyridoxamine 5'-phosphate oxidase family protein — translated: MRRKDREITDRLKIESIIKNTHICSLGMNDNGEIYVIALNFGYKFDDEKLYLYFHSAKTGRKISIMTKSPKVGFEMHSNTSLMIGETACKYSYTYESVVGNGIINFINDDEKKAEILELIMRHETDKEFKFSSEMLQNVAVFELVVQNFSCKVHK
- a CDS encoding ABC transporter ATP-binding protein, with translation MSFLQITRLNFAYKKEKIISDFDLVLNCGEHLAICGASGSGKSTILRLISGFEMAQSGKILLEEKDITFTPANKRNIGYLFQDYALFPHLNVRENIAFGIQNKLSKKDVLKQVDELLELVSLQDFAKVYPHTLSGGQQQRVALARALAPSPKLLLLDEPFSALDSHLKAEIRTQVKEILTKFNTTSILVTHDKEDVENFATRSINLVNS
- a CDS encoding ABC transporter permease gives rise to the protein MPIKQIGNKLEAILTKFKRTVRTLDFWTLASYFVLFLIITPIIYILFNLFNETSEQTKTLLNSSLKEYFVNSLIIIFFTAIFTTIIGVFLAYFEAFYEFKFRKFFNFALVLPFAVPNYLFAYLYADFFSYSGWLVVWLRQNFGIKLHFDMMNIYGAIFIFTISFYPYVYIILRGFLAKFSMNLIESAKSLGKSNTCIFFRVILPLSKAAIVAGAGLCVMESLNAFGTPNYYGVHVFSTGIYKAWVGYGDINAAIKLAGILLFIVFFLMFVERIFRKPYAVTTSKQKVFKRQKLSKKAQNIVVGLFFIIFFISFLFPMINLSIWLKRSFSDVDWAHIINISANTLLLTVFSTIFIIIISLFLTTISRSQKGKTKELSNALANMGYSIPGSIIAIGMLVIFIWLDKNLSGIYHFFGINKSLFLTLSPIILIFAYVIRFLSLGYNGIEAGLNRCGKSCYEASLSLGYGRLVTFFKVDFSMIKTSIYSAFILIFIEIIKELPLSSLLSAPNFRTLAFEIDRYASDEQLAMTAVPSLIIIIFCFVLLSVFYKLQKKDKF
- a CDS encoding Fe(3+) ABC transporter substrate-binding protein, with protein sequence MKKLATLLSLFAATAMFADINVYSSRHYDSDKLVIDAFTKETGIKVNVIQDKVQSLIQKLELEGKDTTADVFMTVGVGDLYTAKTKGLLQPLNSKVVEKNVSPNLMDKDKNWIGVTYRARILAYDPAKTDIKELSTYEALSEPKFKDKILTRSSTASYNRHLIAFLIAKDGEQATQKWADGLVKNFARSPKGNDRDQAKAIVAGEGEIAIMNSYYIGRMSVSKDPVEQEVYKTLRIFFPNQNDGGTHINLSGAGITKYSKNYDEAAKFIEFLTTTKAQELFVNNNFEFPTNPSVKLPKVMKDWGEFKASKIDFDEIGKNLVKAQEIADKANWK